From Caldisalinibacter kiritimatiensis, the proteins below share one genomic window:
- the grpE gene encoding nucleotide exchange factor GrpE gives MSEELKNNDLECEENEMKEEVDSNLEAVRDELEEDKEKELEEDYKKMYEEKVKELEKLNSRYLRLQADFTNYKKRAEKEKQSIYSFAAQELISQLLSVIDNFDRALSTEEKDKNDSFYQGVEMVYKQLIDILGKNGLEEIKALGEKFDPNLHHGVAQEESDEHEEGTIIEVFQKGYKLNDKVIRPSMVKISK, from the coding sequence ATGAGCGAAGAATTAAAAAATAATGACCTAGAGTGTGAAGAAAATGAAATGAAAGAAGAAGTAGATAGCAATTTGGAAGCAGTAAGGGATGAATTAGAAGAAGACAAGGAAAAGGAACTTGAGGAAGATTACAAAAAAATGTATGAAGAAAAAGTAAAAGAATTAGAAAAGTTAAATAGTAGATATTTAAGACTTCAAGCTGATTTTACAAATTATAAAAAAAGAGCTGAAAAGGAGAAGCAAAGTATATATTCTTTTGCGGCTCAAGAGCTTATTTCACAGTTGCTATCAGTAATAGATAATTTTGATAGAGCCTTAAGTACTGAAGAAAAAGATAAAAACGATAGTTTTTATCAAGGTGTAGAAATGGTGTATAAGCAATTAATTGATATTTTAGGTAAAAATGGACTTGAAGAAATAAAAGCATTAGGGGAAAAATTTGACCCTAACCTTCATCATGGTGTAGCTCAAGAGGAATCAGATGAGCATGAAGAAGGTACAATTATAGAAGTATTCCAAAAAGGGTATAAACTAAATGATAAGGTTATTAGACCAAGCATGGTAAAAATATCAAAATAA
- the hrcA gene encoding heat-inducible transcriptional repressor HrcA, translated as MKLDDRKLRILQAIIHSYITNAEPVGSRTISKKYDLGVSSATIRNEMSDLEELGYLIQPYTSAGRIPSDKAYRLYVDSLMEEKLISQKVRNQVRNQLLREIGEIDSLIQNVAKILSQLTNYTSLAIAPQVKQSRLKHIQLVPVNQTKVLVVIVTDTNIIKNTIFRVDKELSCDQLNKISNILNEKIKGHRIYEIGEDLQVSLMNEMYDLRETIKSTINSIVPLINQSLDKTEEVTLYADGVTNIFNFPEYNDVSKAKSFLSFLEDKNSVVDMMLKSGEHDIEITIGSENRYREVQNCSLITATYRLNGKTIGRIGVIGPTRMDYSKVISAVKSIALDMNEILNKYYIK; from the coding sequence TTGAAACTTGATGATAGAAAGTTGAGAATTTTACAAGCTATAATCCACAGTTATATAACTAATGCGGAGCCAGTAGGATCTAGAACTATATCAAAAAAGTATGATTTAGGTGTTAGTTCTGCTACTATAAGAAATGAAATGTCAGATTTAGAAGAATTAGGATATTTAATTCAGCCATATACCTCTGCTGGAAGAATTCCATCAGACAAGGCATATAGATTATATGTTGATTCGTTAATGGAAGAAAAACTAATATCACAAAAAGTAAGAAATCAAGTAAGAAATCAATTATTAAGAGAAATAGGCGAAATAGATAGTCTGATACAAAATGTAGCAAAAATTTTATCACAGCTTACTAATTATACATCACTAGCTATTGCACCACAGGTGAAGCAAAGTAGATTGAAGCATATTCAATTAGTACCTGTAAATCAAACTAAAGTTTTAGTTGTAATAGTTACAGATACAAATATAATAAAAAATACAATATTTAGGGTAGATAAAGAACTTTCTTGTGACCAATTAAATAAAATATCTAATATATTAAATGAAAAAATAAAAGGACACAGAATATATGAGATAGGAGAAGATTTACAAGTAAGTTTAATGAATGAAATGTATGATTTAAGGGAAACTATTAAATCAACTATAAATAGTATAGTTCCTCTTATCAATCAATCTTTAGATAAAACAGAAGAAGTGACTTTATATGCAGATGGTGTAACTAACATATTTAATTTTCCTGAATATAATGATGTATCAAAAGCTAAATCATTTTTATCATTCTTAGAAGATAAAAACTCAGTTGTTGATATGATGCTAAAAAGTGGAGAACATGATATTGAGATAACTATCGGTAGTGAGAATAGGTATAGAGAAGTTCAAAATTGTAGTTTAATAACAGCTACTTATAGATTAAATGGAAAAACTATTGGAAGGATAGGGGTTATTGGACCTACTAGAATGGATTACTCAAAAGTAATTTCAGCTGTTAAGTCTATTGCATTAGATATGAATGAAATTTTAAATAAGTATTATATTAAATAA
- the hemW gene encoding radical SAM family heme chaperone HemW: MKELGIYIHIPFCKSKCYYCDFKSFPDKLDLIDNYIYYLKKEIDMYSRLLKDYVVKTIFIGGGTPSILEGKYIYEIYSCLYGKMNLNELEEFTIETNPKTLDDEKLKVYKEININRVSIGAQTLNDKLLKRIGRIHNTMDFYKSYELIRKWGFRNVNVDIMFNLPNQTLENVIETLNKVAVLGVEHISFYSLKLEEGTRFYKEYLKSKLELPDEDEEREMYHKGIETLEQRGYSHYEISNFAKEGYECNHNLLYWKVKPYLGLGLAAHSNINSIRYNNYNNFKSYFHSLDKRMLPIEEKEKIHKKIEMAEYMILGLRLIQGINKKEFYNRFEIDVDEIYGEILRKLMEQGLLITNNNSIKLTKLGLDLSNIVFRELLS, from the coding sequence ATGAAGGAACTGGGTATATATATACATATACCATTTTGTAAGAGTAAATGTTATTATTGTGACTTTAAATCATTTCCAGACAAATTGGATTTGATAGATAATTATATATATTATTTAAAAAAAGAAATAGATATGTACTCAAGGTTATTAAAAGATTATGTAGTTAAAACTATATTTATAGGAGGAGGTACTCCTTCTATTTTAGAAGGAAAATATATTTATGAAATATATAGTTGTTTATATGGGAAAATGAATTTAAATGAATTAGAGGAATTTACAATAGAAACAAATCCTAAAACTTTAGATGACGAAAAGTTAAAAGTATATAAGGAAATAAATATTAATAGGGTAAGTATTGGTGCTCAAACATTAAATGATAAACTCTTAAAAAGAATAGGTAGAATTCATAATACAATGGATTTTTATAAAAGTTATGAATTAATAAGAAAATGGGGATTTAGGAATGTGAATGTTGATATAATGTTTAACTTGCCTAACCAAACTCTAGAAAATGTTATTGAAACACTAAATAAAGTTGCAGTTTTAGGTGTTGAACATATTTCTTTTTATAGCTTAAAACTAGAAGAAGGAACAAGATTTTATAAAGAGTATCTTAAGTCTAAACTTGAACTACCAGATGAGGACGAAGAAAGAGAGATGTATCATAAAGGTATAGAAACCCTAGAACAAAGAGGATATAGTCATTATGAAATATCAAATTTTGCAAAAGAAGGGTATGAATGCAACCATAATTTATTATATTGGAAAGTAAAGCCTTACTTAGGGTTAGGGTTAGCAGCACATTCAAATATTAATAGTATTAGATATAATAATTATAACAACTTTAAATCTTATTTTCACTCTTTAGATAAAAGGATGTTACCAATTGAAGAAAAGGAAAAAATTCACAAAAAAATCGAAATGGCCGAATACATGATACTAGGACTACGCCTTATACAAGGGATAAATAAAAAAGAATTTTATAATAGATTTGAGATAGATGTAGACGAAATCTATGGAGAGATTTTAAGAAAATTAATGGAACAGGGTCTTCTTATTACAAATAACAATAGTATTAAATTAACTAAACTAGGGCTTGATTTATCTAATATAGTTTTTAGAGAATTACTTTCATAA
- the lepA gene encoding translation elongation factor 4 gives MDDKQKRVRNFSIIAHIDHGKSTLADRLIERTGLLTEREMQEQVLDNMDLERERGITIKLQTIRLVYKAKDGQEYILNLIDTPGHVDFNYEVSRSLAACEGALLVVDAAQGIEAQTLANVYLAVDQDLEIIPVINKIDLPSARPEEIKNEIEEVIGLDCENVPMISAKEGINIEDVLESLVQIIPAPEGDKNAPLKALIFDSYYDSYKGVIAYIRVKEGAIKPGMKIKMMATGKEFEVTEVGIQAPNQVPVDELKAGDVGYVAASIKNVRDARVGDTITDGDNPTDKPLPGYKKVVPMVYCGIYPAEGEDYNSVRDALEKLQVNDASLVFEPEASAALGFGFRCGFLGLLHMEIIQERLEREFNLSIVTTAPSVIYKVKKKDGTELEIQNPTNLPPMTEIDYMEEPIVSASIMSPTDYVGAIMELCQNRRGTFNNMEYIDQTRVVLHYDLPLNEVIYDFFDALKSKTKGYASLDYELKGYERSELVKLDVLINGEVVDAFSIIVHSEKSYERGRHIASKLKEEIPRHLFPIPIQAAIGSKIIARETVKALRKDVLAKCYGGDISRKKKLLQKQKEGKKRMRQIGNVEVPQEAFLAVLKFDDK, from the coding sequence AAGAGAGTCCGCAACTTCTCAATAATTGCTCATATAGATCACGGAAAATCGACTTTAGCAGATAGATTGATAGAAAGAACAGGTTTATTAACTGAAAGAGAAATGCAGGAGCAAGTATTAGATAATATGGATCTAGAAAGAGAAAGAGGAATAACTATAAAGCTACAAACAATAAGACTTGTTTATAAAGCTAAAGATGGACAGGAGTATATACTTAACTTAATAGATACACCAGGACATGTAGATTTTAATTACGAAGTTTCTAGAAGCTTAGCGGCTTGTGAAGGGGCTTTACTTGTAGTAGATGCAGCTCAAGGAATAGAAGCACAAACATTAGCCAACGTGTATTTAGCAGTAGATCAGGACTTGGAAATAATTCCTGTTATAAATAAGATAGATTTACCAAGTGCAAGACCAGAAGAAATAAAAAATGAAATAGAGGAAGTAATAGGCTTAGACTGTGAAAATGTTCCTATGATTTCAGCAAAAGAGGGTATAAATATAGAAGATGTATTAGAGAGTTTAGTACAGATAATACCTGCACCAGAAGGAGATAAAAATGCTCCTTTAAAAGCTCTTATATTTGATTCTTATTACGATAGTTATAAAGGGGTTATAGCTTATATAAGAGTTAAAGAAGGTGCGATAAAGCCAGGTATGAAAATAAAGATGATGGCTACAGGTAAAGAATTTGAAGTTACAGAGGTTGGGATTCAAGCACCAAATCAAGTTCCTGTTGATGAATTAAAAGCAGGGGATGTAGGATATGTTGCTGCTAGTATAAAAAATGTAAGAGATGCAAGAGTAGGGGATACAATAACTGATGGAGATAATCCTACTGACAAACCATTACCAGGTTATAAAAAAGTTGTACCAATGGTTTACTGTGGGATATATCCAGCAGAAGGAGAAGATTATAATAGTGTAAGAGATGCTTTGGAAAAGTTACAAGTAAATGATGCATCATTAGTATTTGAGCCAGAAGCTTCGGCAGCATTAGGTTTTGGATTTAGGTGTGGCTTTTTAGGATTATTACACATGGAAATTATACAGGAAAGACTTGAAAGAGAATTTAATTTAAGTATAGTAACAACAGCACCAAGTGTTATTTATAAAGTTAAAAAGAAGGACGGTACAGAATTAGAAATACAAAATCCTACTAATTTACCACCCATGACTGAAATAGATTATATGGAAGAACCTATAGTCTCAGCTTCTATAATGTCTCCTACTGATTATGTAGGTGCAATTATGGAGTTATGTCAAAATAGAAGAGGTACATTTAATAATATGGAATATATTGACCAAACAAGAGTAGTTTTACACTATGATTTACCATTAAATGAAGTAATATATGACTTTTTCGATGCATTAAAGTCTAAAACTAAAGGTTACGCTTCACTAGACTATGAACTTAAAGGGTATGAACGTTCAGAGTTAGTAAAATTAGATGTCTTAATAAATGGAGAAGTAGTAGACGCATTTTCAATTATTGTGCACAGTGAGAAATCTTATGAGAGAGGTAGACACATTGCATCAAAGTTAAAAGAAGAAATACCTAGACATTTATTCCCTATACCTATACAAGCAGCTATAGGTTCGAAGATAATTGCTAGAGAAACAGTAAAAGCACTTAGAAAAGATGTATTAGCTAAATGTTATGGTGGAGATATAAGTAGAAAGAAAAAGCTACTTCAAAAACAAAAAGAGGGTAAAAAGCGTATGAGACAAATAGGTAATGTAGAAGTTCCTCAAGAAGCGTTCCTAGCAGTATTAAAATTTGATGATAAATAG